Below is a genomic region from Rhinolophus sinicus isolate RSC01 linkage group LG11, ASM3656204v1, whole genome shotgun sequence.
CCTTGGGAGGCTGTAGCTTTAGCAGGATCTAtgtccttccttgccttttcaaACTTCTTGAGCTATGTCCttgcctccatcttcaaagccagtggTGTAGCTTCGTCTCTTCCTGCTGCTTTCATCTGCTTTTCTGTCAcatggatttcttttcttctgtgttcaCATCTCCATGTCTTCCTAAGAATTCTGGTGATTACACTGAGGGCCCACCCAAGGAGTCCAGGATAATCCCCCCTCACAATGCTTAACTTAGTCACATCTGCAATGTCCTTTTTGCCATATGACTTAACATTCACGGGCTCCAAAGATTAGGACCTGGGTGTCTTTGTGGGCTCTATTCTTTCACATACCTCTGATTCACTTATACGAAATATCCAGAATTGGCAAATCCATAGGGACAGGAAGCAGATTAGTGGTTTGTAGGAGCTGGGGGGAGAAGGGTTTGGGAAGTGGCTGCTGACAGGATACAGGGTTCCTGTCCTGGGGGTGATGGGAAttaaaaagttctggaactagatagaggtgatggttgcctAACACTGTGAGtgtactaaaagccactgaactgtatacacTCTAAAATGGTTGAAATTGTAAAGTTGATGTGATTATTTTTAACGcaatttttacaaaatgtcaCGGGCCACCCCTGAGCAGGGAACTCATGCAGCGACAGCATGTTTCTGCCTGCTGTCAACACAGCAGCCAAACTGTCTATGAATCAGAACAGAGCCCTTCACTCACTCCTTGGTGTATTTgattcctggggctgctgtaaaaAAGCAACACGAACCATGGGGCTTAAcctaacagaaatgtattctctcccaggtctggaggccagaagtctgaaaccaTGCTGTCTGTCAGCAGGGCTCTTCTCTCCGAAGCCTCCAGAGAAGGGTCCTTCCCTGCCTTTTCCCGCCGCTGGTGATTGCTGGCCTTCCTTGGCCTGTAGATGCATCAattctctctgcctgtcttcacACCGTCTTCCCCTGCAAGTCTgtgtctgttctttcttttcttttttataaggacaccagtcatattgaattcaTGGTCTACTTGACTGCAGTAGGACCTCGTCTTAGCCAATtccatctgcaatgaccctatttccaagtacgGTCCCACTCTGAGGTTCCAGtaaggacatgaatttggggggtggggtgagagggagGACAGTATCCAAGCCAGTATACCTGGTCAGATGGTCACAGGGAACTACACGTGAAGTCACGGTTGAACATTCAGGGTGAGGCCATGGAGCGGCAGGTGTAGGTGACACGGGATGTGGGTACCTGTTAGTGTAACTGGCACGTGCCTTCTGGCCCTGTTAGACCCCTTTTCCTAAGGGAGGGTAAGGCCTCACCCAACCTTACCCCATCATCCATCACAGTGAAGGGATGGTGCAGCTGCAGAAATGCTATTGGCCAGCTCACTTTACTCTTCCTCTAGGTCCTTCTTGACATCTGGATGTCATTCATTGTAAGAAAATCATTTACTTGTCTGGCTATTGCACTGACCTAAAGACAGGGCCTCACGCTAGTCCCAGCCGCGACTCCAATACTACCCGGCATCtggttgccccccccccccccccgctggaGGATTTCACCAGCCCTCCACTATGCCAAGGGAGCTGGGTTTGCTCCTACCCCAAGGGCGATGTCGACGGAAAGCATCAAGACTGGGAATCAAAATCACTGAACTCAATTCAAAGACCTtcggggggggggcggggggggcgggggcggtgtGGCTTTGAGGATTCACTCCCCTGCTCTGACCCTCGGATTCTCTTCTGTAAATGGGGATTAACAATTGTTTTAACAAACATGCCGGGCCCCTTcgaagtgctttacaaatattaattaaggCTCACGACAACACTATGAAGTAGGtgctatcattcccattttatagcagaggaaaccgaggcacagaggcTTAGCAGgctgcccaaggttgcacagccgGCTGGGGGCTGGGCGGGATTTCACCCGGGCTGTCCCGCACCCGTCGGGGCGGGAAGGCCTCCCTGTACTGGCAGGGTCCTGAATTTGGCATCTTGTCCTCCCCACCCGGATGTGAGCTCTGGGAGCGGGAGGCATTTAATGAGCATCGTGGAATGAAGAAGGGATGAATGGATCTCAGGATGGCCACATCCCCTTGACCCGAGCCCTCCTGCCGCGCTCTGCTTGGGGGCTGTATTCATGATCCGGCCTCTATTCCCAGAGAACCGGATCCTCCCCGCGAGGAGGGACCAGAAGGGAATCGTCGCGTCGGACCCTTAAGTGGAGGACGCAGGACCCGCTCCGGAGCGGCACGGGCGCCACCTGGCTGCAGAGTCCTGTAAGTGCCAGCGCAAGACCCGAAATGTTTGCTTTGGGGGAAGCGGAATCCCGGCCGGAAAGGGTGTAGCAATCCGGGGTCGTTTGTGGTCAGTGGTCTGCAAATCAGACGAAGCTGGGGGCAGTCTACCAGTGGCTTGCAAACTTTTCTGATCGTGACTCACGGTAAGAAACCATTTCATATCAAGTTTCGTGAAATACCACCGTCCTGcatgtttttattctattctattccgGTATTTAAACGCTGGTCAAAATCCTTCTAATTGATTCCCTGACTATAATGGGTGACCACctgcaccatttttttttcagctcacAAAAATTATGGAGAAAGCGTTAGCACCCAGGCCCTGCTCCCTCCAAACCCGGGGTGAATTCTCTCATTTGTGCCGCCTCAGGTCCAGCGGTGCCATCCCTGACTTCCAGGTAAGTCATCTGGGCTCAGAGAAGCAGACTCCtgtctaaggccacacagctcgGATGTGTAATGCCAGCTTCTGCCTCACTTCTGGAGAAGCAAAAAAACATCATTAGATGCTCCTAATCTCACTGTTATGGGGTAAAGTTTAATTTAGTCCTTTCTCCGTTTTTGCTAGTAAGGTTGAACTGCACTGGCCTGCAATGGACAATGTAAATTACTAACATTGCAGAGTTTAGGCTTAAAATTGCAAGTCCTCATATGTAACAAAAGGCTAAAGGCTACGCTATCAAAGGTGAACAAGAATTAAACTCATTCCCCTGGTTTATGGAATTACAAgtgtcaaacaaaaacaaattggggGAGGACGGGCAGCATGAAGTTTATTCTGGAGTGATGGAGGAAATGTTTTtaactagatagaggtgatggctgcacaacactaCGAAAGTactaatgtcactgaattgttcactttaaaaatgGTTCTTCATCCAAAATCTAACAGTACCTTCCTTTTGCATTAACTGAAATAATGTCAAGTGCTTAAAATATTGTCTGgcatcagttggttagagtgtggtgctaataacaccaaggttgccagtccGATCCCCACAcgtgccactgtgagctgtgtgccctccttaaaaaaaaaaaaaaatagtgcgtGCCACATAGTTAAGCCCTCAACAGATAGATGTAGGGGACCATGCCCACTATGGTTACCAGGCCATCTCCCACTTACCTCCCAAATACCCCTGGGAGGCTTTAATCAAACATGGCATTCTTCCACATGGGGTACCCCACAACTCTTGTTGCAGCTGTCCAGCCCGTTTTGTTTGTGTGCCATCCGTTTTGGTGTATGTGATGAGGGCCATGTGGAGCTGGCACCTTTAGCTATCCTTTGTTTTGCTATCTATGTAATTAAGGGTCTGAATCTAAAAGTGGGTCATGTATCATTACCAGTTCAATCAGTCCCATCATGACCTTGGCCATGTACCAAGTGTTGTGTGCTTGACCATAAGTACTGTTATTTCTATTGTCATTGTCTTTGGCTTACAACTGCCCTCTCCCAACTTCTCCTCTCAAAGACAAGACGCTCAGAccagaagttatttattttatttccaccaCAACCCCCAAAAGGATCGCTCCCGCCCTCTCTCACCTAGATGTAGCCCCTGCCCCAACACCTTCACAAAACACTGATTTCCTCTGAGCTAAAGTGAACACCCAGTCACCAACTATGGCCACACCCACTCTGCCGAGCTCCCCATCTGCCTCCATAGCCACCAGCTCTTCGAACTTGCCTACCTTTTGGCTCCCTGCCCAAATGTAGTTTCCCAAGGTCACCTGGCTTGCTTGTTTTGCTTATATTATTATATGGGTGCCATTCTCAAAACCCTCCCTGACTTATTCCCTAGATGGCTCTCCTGTGCTTATTTACCTAGTCATTCTGCACAGCTTTCTGGCCTCACAGCCCTGTTCGAGAGCTGGTTTCCAAGCTCTCCCCTGCTCCCTGAACTCCCGGGGGCCTCAGTCTCTCAGCTGTCACTTGAAAAGTGTAGGTGTTGACTAAGGCCAAACGATCCATGATTCTGGGGAGGAGGGGACCAAAATGGACAAGAAATGGACAAGAAAGGAGATAAggataaaaggagaaagagagagaaggggaggctTTGGAAAGAAGCTAGAGGCAGAGGGATGATGGGGGGACCCTCCCAACTCAGCCCCAGAAACAGAAGTGAGCCAGAGCTGAAGACCAGTGCCCCCTACAGCGCGAAGCCCTGCCTGCCTACTGGCTGTTGCGGGTCCTCTGGCTTCGAGCCTTGTACACTTCGATGAGCAGGTCCTTGACATATTGGATCTCCCGCTCCACAGACTCAGCCCGCTCCCTCAGCTCCCGGTTCCGTGCCTCCAGCCCCTGACACTCGCCCTCCAGGGCCTCACCCTCTGCCCGCTTCCTCTGTCGGTACCTCAAAGCAGCTGACTTGTTCTGGTCTCTCTTCTTTTGCTTGCGGTCCCCTCGAGTGATGGCAGGACTGGGGTAAGGGGCTGGGCGACAGGTTTGAGGTAGAGGAGGGGGCTGCTGTGGTGGGGGCATGGGAGCCAAACCCGAATCCCCCTGCCCAGCCTCACTGCGGCAGTAGATGGCCAGCAAGTCTAGGGTATCCATGGCAGGGGGCTGGTGGAGGTCAaaggtggggggtagggggacagggagggagggtgcCGCTTGTGGtggtggctgtggtggtgggGAGGATGGTGGGAGGAGTGGGGCATCGAGGAAGAAGTCTTCCATCTGCTCCAGCTCCTTCTTGAGGAGGGAGGCCATGGCTTCCAGGTCAGGGGAGGGTGGAGAAGATGGGGGAAGGGcacctgagggtaaggggggctcCAGAGGGAGAAGGGCTGTAAAGTCCACCCGCTCAGTCATCCAGTCAGAGAAGCCATCACCTGGAGGATTGGAGGAGGACAACCAATGAACCAGTCAAACATCTAACCAGTCAACTAACCAACCAATCAACTAACCAGTCAACCAAACAACAACCAGTGGACCAGCCAACCAATCAACTATCTGATTCAGTAACCAATCAACCCCTTTAACCAACCAATCAATGAACTAGTCAACCAACCagtgaccaaaacaaaacagtcaaCCAACCATTTCTTCAACCATTCTAACATCCTCTTTACTGATTAACCTACATCTGTGATTTGATTTACTTTCTAGTTTCTTCTTAAAAAGCAAACTAGatcacacatacacaacacaccCCGTTTCatctttaattaattattaaaaccCACTATATGACAAGCATTGGGGACAcactaaaggaataaaataatccGTCTCAGGGCTTCTGCATATGCTATTTTCTCCACCTAAACAGTTCTTCCCTTGGTCTTTTCATAGCTCATTGCTTCCCATCCTTTAGGCTTCAGCCAAAACGTTACCCACTTGGAAAGGGTTTTCTGGCTATGGACTCTAATCTAGGTCCCCATTGTCATTTTGTAGCTCAGCTACTAAGTGTTTCAACGTATCCCAATACTGCACACTTATCATTTGTctcttgtctgtctccccactagagtgtgagctccaggagggcagggatgtCAGTCTTGTTCCCAgctatatccccagcacctaaaacTGCCTGGCATATTATAGgtgcttaataattatttatcaaatgaatgtatgaatgaataaatgctccCTCCTTCTGTCTTGTGCCCCATACCACAGCTCACCCCACCTCCATTCTCCACCTGTCCTTACCTGCCAGGGGCTCTCCCCCCCCTGGAAGCCCGCCCTCCAGGGCTCCCCCAAGGACCTCATAGGGGCCCAGGGGGGCAGGGGCCAGGGGGAGTTTCCCATAGTCTACGAGCCAGCTCAGTCCGCTAGCTGGGAGCAGGGCCCtgtccagctccagccccagggTGGCCAGGAGTGACATGGCTGCAGCACAGGCGCTGGGAACGAATGGCAATGAAGGAAGCTGCACCAACAAGTGAGAGGAGGCTCTGGAGGTTGCTCAGTTGGCCGAAGGCAGGCACCAAGGTGAAAGTGGAGAACCTACACGTGTGAGACAAAAGTGGGCAGGGTCACAGGCGAACCTCACTCACCGCCAAAGTCACAGGGAAACCAAGTTATACTCccacatgggggggggggcctcccttttcctttcaactGGGTTTGGGACTATGCCTTGCCCTCAGAATTCTAAATCTGCCCTTTTCCCAAATCTTAGCCCCACCCACTCCCAAGGGGATTCTCTTTAAGCCcgactttattttcttcaaaattccGGACCCAATCCTCCAATACAGAAACATAATGGTTTCCCAAGGGAATTACCTTAAGCCCTTCCCACTCACCCCATAAtattccttcattaaaaaaactcAGTCCCAGGGGAATTTTCTTCCAGCCACACTCCTGCCTCTAAAACATTTCCTTTaggccccaccccctccctagGTCCCATCTCAAATCAGTTCCCAGGGGaattccccctgccccaccccttcaCCAATGTTATCCATTCAAATCCCGTAGTGACTACCGTTATCCCCCCAAGCCCCGCCCCACTATCTTAgctgcacccctcccccccaggtcCCTACTATTTCTCCAATCGAAACCCCACCCCTCATCTAACGGTTCGCTTAGCTCCGCCCCTTCGCATAATAGTCTCCCTAGCCTTATCGTTCATCAAGGCTGAGATCTTTGTCCACCCCCTTGTCTTTACGCCCTGCCTTCTACCCAGTCAATGTAAACTAGCACCCGGCCCAGCAGATGCCTGAATGAAAGGGAGAGAAGCTGTGCTGCACGCCTAAGCAACGTGGACCAGGGAAGGTGGAGGTGGCCAGCAGAGAACAGCTCTCTACGCCAACCTTCCACATTTGGTTCTCT
It encodes:
- the ATF5 gene encoding cyclic AMP-dependent transcription factor ATF-5, producing MSLLATLGLELDRALLPASGLSWLVDYGKLPLAPAPLGPYEVLGGALEGGLPGGGEPLAGDGFSDWMTERVDFTALLPLEPPLPSGALPPSSPPSPDLEAMASLLKKELEQMEDFFLDAPLLPPSSPPPQPPPQAAPSLPVPLPPTFDLHQPPAMDTLDLLAIYCRSEAGQGDSGLAPMPPPQQPPPLPQTCRPAPYPSPAITRGDRKQKKRDQNKSAALRYRQRKRAEGEALEGECQGLEARNRELRERAESVEREIQYVKDLLIEVYKARSQRTRNSQ